AGTGAACTTGAGATACTAAGAAGGTGATGGCAGATTGCATGATTATCtagcattttttttttggataattacATGATTATCAAATTCTTAGGAAGAAAGATCAAAGTACAGCTATAATAGAGAAAAGGCAAAGTTagagaggaaaaaaataaaaagagcacAAAAATTACTTGGAAAACAACATGTTCATGCCTAATAAAGGCTCTGCGATGGAATTTGCTTGTACTAAAAGACAACAAATTTTCTCATTTAAGACAAACAAGGCAGGAAAAGAGAAACagggaaaatatatatatgtttttcgATATGCATACTCTGATTTGTGCATCTCATAAAGAAGTTGTAGCCCATCCAAGCAATCAGCAATGCTTGGTTTTATCCCAACGCGTTGCTGCAGCTGTTTCACATTCTTCTGAACAGATCCCCCTTTTATGAGCTGTCTACCATCACGGACCATCTTATCAAGCGACAATACAACCGAATGAAACTTTTCCCTAGATTTTGAACCAAACATTAAGAggggaagaaaagaaaaacctcTTAGTGGATAAGTCAACTTCTAGCTCAAAGAATTTAATGCACAGACAACTGTAGAAGCAACTCAACTACTGCTCTATTACATTACGAAGGAGTAACAAAAAATTCATCCCACAGTCTTAAGAAAGTTATAAATAAGGAAGATGATGCTACTTTTACTAGAATAATCaaatacaagaaaaaagaaCAAAGAACAAACATAGAAAGGAAAAATGACAATATTTTGAGTTTCAAAACTGACAAAAGAGTGTGTTTGCTGGTAGCTATTTTACTCTAGTTAGAGACTTAGACGACAACATACCcggtgtaatcccacaagtaaTTTGGGGAGGGTAAGATGTACACAAACATTACCCCTACCCTTTGTGAGGCAGATAGGGtatttccgatagaccctcaaCTAGAGACTTGTGTATCACTATTTCTAGATATACTACAGTTTAACATAAAagaccttttttctttttcttttttgatattAGAATGCGCCCAAAATGGAAAAAGGATTAGTTTGGATTGACATAAACTTAGAACCACAGGAATAGAAAGGCCTACAGAGTTTCATTCATTGAAATCAAAATAGTCTGTAGAGAATTCATTTGTTTAAGCAAGACAGCTTCTTGAATGCCTTCAACACATCTCAGAGCACCATAATTCTTGAAATCCTGAAGAATCTGCATAAAAATGTATTCTTTTATGAGCTATGTCAAAAGTCTGCAGATAGGTCCAAAGGGTTCATCCAAAACTCATTTGACATTGTTTATAGATATTGAACCCCTTTGGCTTCTCcgcatatttattttttattcacttCAGACTCCGCCACAGGCTCGGAATATTGGTAAAAAGGTGGGGAAAGTACCTGTAACCTCTGAATGATGGAAGAAGCATTGGTGAATTGAGATAGTAATCGAGATTGTAGCTCATTCCAATTCTCCATCTCTTCCTTTACTTTCCTGAATCTCTGCTGAtactttttaattataatttccATCTCCAATTTACCCAAAcctctatcaataattaatcaaacaattaaaaaaaaaatcaactgaGACAAACATAGAGAGATACAGAGAGGAACATACCACCGGAGTTGGCCGGAGAAAGACACGGAGCGACGGGAGTTGTTGGCACCTGCCGAAGAAGTACTAACTTCGGCTGAAGATAGtactatataaatttatatttttttaaataataatttatatttaactTACATTAGACTTTATGAGCATAATCCTAAAATACCCTTAATGTTAACAACATTTAccttttaataataataataggggCATTTTAAAGATCATTGCTAACATTACggattttttctatttttttttctcacatatttttattttaaacataGAAGCCGTAAAAAGAAATACAAAGACCCAACATAAAAAAGTCTAAaacattttattttgaaattctggTGTGTTTTGGTAAAATATGAGTTTCTAATTCCAAAACATGAGTCAAAGtaatatgtaaaaaaatatatatatattaaattatttaccGGTTGCATTTCAAAAAATGTAATTTAGTAGTTACATTCTAAAAATGTGATGATTAAAGCTAACGTATCTTCGTTATCGCATTTTTCATGTATATTACTACGTTTTGcatattttgaaattctttACACATTAGTAGATTTTTACTGCAAAATGAACATTCTGATTGGCTTGAGGGAGAGGGGGATCGGCTATTTTAGTGGTACGCAACCATTAGATGAATTTGCAGCTCTATTTAAAAAAACAAAGTCAAGTTGTCATTGAATACAAACAACACACCCAATATCCAACACCTAATATCCAATGTAATCCTACAAATGGATCTAAAGAGGATAAAATATTACGCCTACATTTGTGGGTGGAGAGGCTTTCGATAGAACATGGGCTCAAAAAGAACATTATCGAAGCAGGAATTGACATTGAAATAGCTACTGAAATTATACAGTAGACAATGATTCCAAACACAAAATTCACGACTCTTCATTTGCCGATCAGCAGTAGAAAAAATTTATTGCGAGTGGCAAACCATTTGATACAAAAAGTATATCAAACGACAAAAAACTGTGATACAAACATATTGCAGTTCTCGACAATACATGGCGATAAATGAATTCCAAAACCCAAATCCTTCATCCCCTTTCCCTTTCTCATTTTCCCTCTGTTTCCCTTCTAAGCAGAAAAAACATCGACTATAAAATAACTTGAGCCCGGAAAATATGGACTCTCTGTCATGAAGACCAGACTACCCTGAGATTCTTCAAACATTTGGAAAACCAATATAAGCTGTATCTTATCAAGACAAGATTTTACCTGTCCTTCTAGGCTATACAACACACATGCAAATAGATGGCATGGAAAATACCGAGGAACAATGGCCCAATGGCAATCAAATGTAACAAATCATGGCCACAAGCTAGAACGAACTCCAATGATCAGAACTTTTCTTGGTGTTTTGACTCTCAGATGAGACCTTAAATGGTCCAGTGGATCCAAATGGGTCAGCATCATCAAATGAGTATCCTCGACTATGATCAAAACCACTAGCACTACTTATGGAGTCGAACCTCGTGAGAGTCTCCTTTCGTGGGGAAGATCCATGATCATGTGTACTGAAGGAATCATACCTTGAGAAACTGTCAAAGAAAGGATCTTTCGATCCTACACTATATCTCGGAGAATTACCCGCTCTTGAAAGTGGTGAGCCAGGAACTGAATCCTGAAAGGTAAATGGGCTGTTCTTCTGGTATCTGCTTTCAGCCCCAGGAGACTCTGTCCTTGTTGGACTTGCACCGAAATCAGTAGAGTCAAAGAAATGTTTCTCTCCATGCTTGACATGATCCGGCTCCTGCAGGATATAATTAGTCAATGTACAGGGAGACTGTGCAACAGAGCAAACTAGCATTCCATTATCATCAACAGATGGAGTATCAAAAAGCAAAATCCAACTTGCAATTGAGATCATTATTGGTTGTGTACAAAGGTGAAGCAAGAATTATCTTAATTGGGCAACCAAGATACAAAATGCAACTATCGGAAACTCATAAATAAGCAAATAATAAAGAGAAATGATAGAAAACGTTCCTTATAAAATATGAACTAGGATATATTGTTTTATTAAGAGGATGATGTTATTTCACATAATAGCAGCAATGAAATTATCAATTATATATAGGAATGGTAAAAGGAGGTAGCATTACATTTTGGCTCAGATTACTTATACAGCAGATTAGTTGTTAAGTGGAATAGTCAGCTCTTGCACATATTTGCAAAATGACAAGACATGCAACATCTAATAACATTTGAACAGGACTAAATGTGAGTAAGGGTTTGCCTACTCACCTTAGCATTGAAGCCCCAAACAGAATCCACATCATCATTATTGTCAAACGTACCCCAGCCAGGTTCATCAAATCTGTTAACCAAATGAAAGGGAAGAAGAAAAGGACATGAATAAGAATGATGCAAAGCTAGATATAGACCTCTGGCACAAGTACAGAGACGGCATGCCCGACAAGATCAAGGACACAGAGAAAGACTTAATAGTTTGTGGGACATGACTCAATGAGGGCATTGAAGAAACATGTTTGTGCTAGTAGGCAACTTCACCATTTTAATATACACCAATCCAATCAAAGAGCCAAAATTCGTGTATAAAATGCCAGTACAAACAAATGATTGTTTATCCCCCACCCACCTACTAAAGTTTCTCCTTGGTACTTACCTTAAAGGAAAATATTCTCCAATCATCTGTCTAGTGCAAAAGCTTGAGCATTTTTCTACCTTTTTTAAATGAGACAAGGAAAAACATGCATTCAAGAGATATATGGGTTTCTCTGTAACATACTTGAGCATTTTCCTACCTTAAgtcatgattttctttttccCCTTCCCGTGATCAATTTAGAAATTTCTTCAGAAGTCAAACTACTTGCACATACTTCCCCTTAGATTTATGCTGATCATACTTGCTACTTTGAGATTTTCTTACCAAAAGAAGCAATATCTAGTTTAAACTTAAGAGGCCCTTTTTGCTTATAAAACTAACTGAATTGCCATTCAAAACCAATATTTTTAGCCAAACAACTTCATACAAAAATACTCAGCTACCCAACGCACATTCTCCAGCACACCCTTTCACATCAACACTCTCCAACATCTCTTGCATCTTAGTCTTTAAACTAACTCTGGAGGCAAAAGTTCAATTAAGCAAAAGAAGTTTCACCAGTGGATTAGTACAACAAAACTATGGGTACAAAGTCCTAGTCGTCCAGAAAAATTGTACTCACTCTGACAATCCCCTTTAATTGGCATAACCGTATAGCAACTACTCCACTATCTCGCTGCTATCTTGCTCTGGTTACCAACTCAAAATACTTACCATGAAGGATTTGAGGTCAAGATGAGATGTTTCAGCCAGGAAAGAATAAAATgagtttcttctctctttttcctTTGGAATAAGAAAGGCAAGGGAGCAGGGGATGGGTGGGGAAAGGGAACAAGAAAGGGACTTTGATGATGCAAGGATGAGAGAAGCATGGGATGCTTTTGTTCTTTTACTGTGGGTGGCAAGCCTCACTGTTTTGGAGAACTTCATTTTGTGCTGAATTAGTAAATATTATAGAGATAAAATAAGGAGCTTTATGTAAATTCAAACCAGAATGCAGTGAGACTGCAAAGCATAAATCTTGATGGAGGTATGATTAATTAACAGTACATTTCATCTTTACTATTCAGAACATAAAATGCCATATTctgttattaatttatttacaaACTAATGAGACAGACGCAAGACATGCTAAGGCTTCATGCAGACACTAGTGAACAGTGGTCAAAGACACTGGCCAAAACGATTCAGACAGagtgaaacatgcatcaagcaTGTCCTCGTAGATTTAAACGGACGTTGTGCATCAAAGTTCTGAAAGCTTCATAAACTATGAAAATATGGAACTAGTAGAAATGGAGAAATACAGATGGAAAATATTGCACGTAATAGCCAAATTATACCTATCAATTTCAGATTCCGTTTTAAAGCTCTTGCCGAAATGGTTATCAGAGTATTCACCAGATGGACTATCGAATGCTGTTCGTTCTCGTGGACTTCCCGCTGGACTTTTTGACTCCTCGTCActatgcatatacatcaaatcAGTCTCAACAGTACTATTATTTCCTTTAGCAGAATGGTTTTCTGACTTGGCATCAGCATTTGACATAGAATCAGGGGATTCGCGATGAGTCGGAGAACTTTCATTCTGAATAGATGTGGATTGGGAATTTGCAGGCAAAGCTACATCAAAAGAAAATCCTGCAGAAAGTGACATAAGGATGCACATACGTCAAACATTATGCAACTTATTCAAAGATGGTGTCAGAAAGACAACTGATGAAGAACAGGAAAAGAGGGAGGGAATATATTCAAGAAAGCAAACCTTCATCTTCGAATTTATCCCAATCTTCATCCCAAACAGCTGATATCTCCGGAATTCCAGGTTGCCAGCCTTGAGAAGATCGTTCCAGACCAAAAGAGTTAGATggaaaatataataaacaaaTGTAGTGCAACAAATTGAAAAGTTATCAGCTATCTTCgagttttcaaaaaaaaaatcttaataaacaacatcaacacaataaATTCAAAACCCATTGAAAAATATTCAATTGAATCAATTTTCGATAATAACTGCAAGAATTGAGGAAGAATGAGTTCCAATTGTATTATCTGAGTAGCAAACACAGAAAACATAGGACCTCAAGAACTGAAATGACATTCTGCACATATGCAGATGAAATTGGTAGGGTTGACTTCTTACCCAGGGTAGGATGTTCAGAATTCAAAAGAGACTCGGTAGGAGCAggaaaaacataacaaaaggaGAACAAACTGTCAAGACATAGAAAAACAATGGGAATAACAACCTACCAGGGGGGAGTTCAATTAACGCAGTTGACTTCATATTAAGCTCGTGTTTCTTGCAACGATCCACCAAGGCCTTCAGTAGCTCCTCAAGATCATGTTGTATGCGATCAGCACGGACCTAGACAACCAAGGCCAAAACATAGCATAAGTTCCTATGGAAACACACACTTCCCAATAGTTTACCTGAGTAACCAAATCAA
This region of Solanum dulcamara chromosome 9, daSolDulc1.2, whole genome shotgun sequence genomic DNA includes:
- the LOC129904024 gene encoding uncharacterized protein At5g43822; the protein is MEIIIKKYQQRFRKVKEEMENWNELQSRLLSQFTNASSIIQRLQILQDFKNYGALRCVEGIQEAVLLKQMNSLQTILISMNETLEKFHSVVLSLDKMVRDGRQLIKGGSVQKNVKQLQQRVGIKPSIADCLDGLQLLYEMHKSEYRLKLSVISAISAVALKPSATDDLGALRQLLVDQPNIPKEEVQVIFDIIFAEEMA